A single Nostoc sp. PCC 7107 DNA region contains:
- a CDS encoding phosphodiester glycosidase family protein, producing the protein MLKMPNRDRKKSDTSVTKTFQHQALRVTVSPIIATILSLSPTWVAIAQQSPINLQPAPEITPQLPASSMRKAPSSGNQISLNGRTIPGAWLVKSGTYDQPIIYLSDGVFRQAIGVDFLNSNNPDRQPIKWFSSTTSPQVLVTQLQSGYRYLDITNFVQQASWQLQTNGNTLVIVTPQTQIKNIITGEQPLNPPGVNTIRENRIVVDLDRPTPWIVRQGLPIKQVQTPVADDPDAIAPKPAALPNREWTITLDAVADPTLIQRYNPTLPPTSLPTLLKQLFPTTPPTPDKLIQKVEVVNNQTILRLSVPFGWSPRVTTTDNPHRLMVEIRPDAMVERNIAWAKGLRWRQQFIHLGAERFPVVWLEANPRVVTFKPIWTTPETLIGTAPLIQTAQKYLALAAINGGYFNRNNRLPLGAIRRDTQWISGPILNRGAIAWNNSGQFYVGRLTLQENLIAPNNLRLPILFLNSGYVQSGIARYTPSWGKTYTPLTDNETILLVQNNEVSSQLAGGKAGQTPIPIPQDGYLLILRGTAGSAANQLPIATKVTLTSATTPADFSRYPNIVGAGPLLIQNGQIVLDAKAEKFSNAFIAEKAIRSGICTTATGTLMIAAVHNRAGGAGPTLTEHAQLMKQLGCVNALNLDGGSSTSLYLGGQLLDRSPNTAARVHNGIGIFWQQK; encoded by the coding sequence ATGTTAAAAATGCCAAATCGGGATCGAAAAAAATCTGATACTTCCGTAACTAAGACTTTCCAACACCAAGCTTTGCGGGTAACTGTGTCACCAATCATTGCAACAATACTAAGTTTATCTCCTACCTGGGTTGCCATTGCTCAACAGTCTCCCATCAATCTTCAACCTGCGCCAGAGATAACGCCGCAATTACCAGCATCGTCTATGCGAAAAGCACCATCTTCTGGTAATCAAATTTCCCTAAATGGTCGAACAATACCTGGCGCTTGGTTAGTAAAATCAGGCACCTATGATCAACCAATAATTTATCTCAGCGATGGAGTATTTCGACAGGCGATTGGAGTTGATTTTTTAAACAGCAATAACCCAGATAGACAACCAATTAAGTGGTTTTCCTCGACTACCAGTCCACAAGTTTTAGTAACTCAGCTACAAAGCGGATACCGCTATTTAGACATTACTAACTTTGTTCAACAAGCAAGTTGGCAGTTACAAACTAATGGTAACACCTTGGTAATTGTCACACCCCAAACTCAAATTAAAAATATTATTACTGGTGAGCAACCTCTCAATCCTCCTGGTGTTAATACTATCCGCGAAAACCGCATTGTCGTGGATTTAGACCGACCCACACCTTGGATAGTCAGACAAGGATTACCCATTAAACAAGTGCAAACACCAGTAGCAGATGATCCAGATGCGATCGCACCTAAACCAGCTGCGCTACCTAATCGAGAATGGACAATTACTCTGGATGCTGTAGCTGATCCTACCTTAATCCAACGTTATAATCCCACACTACCACCAACATCATTGCCAACCCTGCTCAAGCAATTATTCCCGACAACACCACCAACACCTGATAAATTGATTCAAAAAGTTGAGGTGGTGAATAACCAAACTATTCTTCGTCTCAGCGTTCCCTTTGGTTGGTCTCCTCGTGTAACTACAACAGATAATCCGCATCGTCTAATGGTCGAAATTCGCCCTGATGCAATGGTAGAAAGGAATATTGCCTGGGCAAAGGGGTTACGCTGGCGACAGCAATTTATTCATTTAGGCGCAGAGCGTTTTCCTGTGGTGTGGTTAGAAGCTAACCCCCGTGTAGTCACTTTTAAACCAATTTGGACAACTCCTGAGACTTTAATTGGTACTGCTCCCTTAATTCAAACAGCGCAAAAATACTTGGCTTTAGCGGCAATTAATGGTGGTTATTTTAACCGCAACAATCGATTGCCTTTAGGGGCTATTCGTCGAGATACTCAGTGGATATCCGGGCCGATTCTTAATCGGGGTGCGATCGCTTGGAATAATTCTGGGCAATTTTACGTAGGTCGTCTGACATTACAAGAAAATTTAATTGCACCTAACAATCTCCGCTTGCCGATTTTATTTCTCAACAGTGGTTATGTACAGAGTGGTATCGCTCGCTATACTCCTAGCTGGGGAAAAACTTACACTCCCCTGACAGATAATGAGACGATCCTCTTAGTTCAAAATAATGAGGTTAGTAGTCAGTTAGCCGGTGGAAAAGCTGGACAAACCCCGATCCCCATCCCTCAAGATGGCTATTTGCTCATCCTGCGCGGAACTGCTGGAAGCGCCGCTAACCAACTACCGATAGCGACAAAAGTCACTCTTACTAGTGCTACTACACCTGCTGATTTTAGCCGTTACCCTAACATCGTAGGAGCCGGGCCGTTATTAATTCAAAACGGTCAAATTGTTCTGGATGCCAAAGCTGAAAAATTCAGCAATGCTTTTATTGCAGAAAAGGCCATTCGTAGCGGAATTTGCACCACAGCCACAGGTACGCTGATGATTGCTGCTGTGCATAACCGTGCTGGTGGTGCAGGGCCGACACTAACAGAACACGCTCAATTGATGAAACAGCTTGGTTGTGTAAATGCTCTCAATTTAGATGGTGGCAGTTCAACTAGTCTTTATTTAGGTGGACAATTACTTGACCGTTCTCCTAATACTGCGGCTCGTGTACATAACGGTATTGGGATTTTTTGGCAACAAAAATGA
- a CDS encoding phosphomannose isomerase type II C-terminal cupin domain, with protein MAQYQETAPTKTLPLPATIANRGVAATELRPWGSFTILEEGRGYKIKRIEVKPGHRLSLQMHHHRSEHWIVVSGTARVTCGDQEILLGNNQSTYVPQCTSHRLENPGVIPLVLIEVQNGEYLGEDDIIRYQDDYARTEN; from the coding sequence ATGGCTCAATATCAAGAAACCGCACCAACTAAGACTTTACCCCTACCTGCGACGATCGCTAATCGCGGTGTTGCAGCAACTGAATTGCGCCCTTGGGGTTCTTTTACTATTTTGGAAGAAGGGCGTGGATATAAAATTAAACGCATTGAAGTGAAGCCTGGACACCGCCTCAGCCTGCAAATGCACCATCATCGCAGTGAACATTGGATTGTTGTCTCTGGCACAGCCAGAGTAACCTGTGGCGATCAAGAAATATTATTGGGTAATAATCAGTCAACTTATGTACCTCAATGTACATCCCATCGTCTTGAAAATCCTGGAGTGATTCCCTTAGTACTAATTGAGGTACAAAATGGCGAATATCTAGGTGAAGATGATATTATTCGCTACCAAGATGATTATGCACGGACAGAAAACTAG
- a CDS encoding iron-sulfur cluster assembly accessory protein, with translation MIQLSQAAKIEIERLRSKQQPNVLVRLAVKPGGCSDLFYDMSFDKIVQEGDRTFEVSGLQVLVDNQSLQYLNGLILDYSEDLMGGGFRFHNPQAVTTCSCGNSFSITQDFIVHS, from the coding sequence ATGATTCAACTGAGTCAAGCAGCAAAAATTGAAATTGAACGATTAAGGTCAAAGCAACAGCCCAATGTCTTGGTAAGGTTAGCTGTTAAACCAGGGGGATGCTCTGATTTATTTTACGATATGTCGTTTGATAAGATTGTCCAAGAAGGCGATCGCACTTTTGAAGTGAGTGGTCTGCAAGTTCTTGTAGATAACCAAAGCCTACAATATCTTAATGGGTTAATATTAGATTATTCTGAAGATTTGATGGGTGGAGGCTTTCGCTTCCACAACCCTCAAGCTGTTACCACATGTAGTTGTGGTAATTCATTCTCGATTACACAAGATTTCATAGTCCATAGTTAA